From a region of the Branchiostoma floridae strain S238N-H82 chromosome 13, Bfl_VNyyK, whole genome shotgun sequence genome:
- the LOC118429748 gene encoding galactose-3-O-sulfotransferase 2-like, producing MAGLRSDVLGVRRGKTGWRPPERRAAGEMCPSQWKHAFMVTSAVCVLVWVGMYNGGHTVYYPSGFSPENSERTPLPCRPCQEHTNLAFVKVHKAGGTTLTCLLQRFGDLRNLSFVLPRKGINLGWPKQMSESDFLPSLTGEYNILVQHVVFNKSTIGSVMPRDTKYITTIREPFSHLKSVFNWYKLARVYRVLGKNPVGEFLKSPAMYEARRRDIIPSKTRNFMAFDLGFPIRTQSDNDTAIKEFISKMDEDFVLVIILEHLDESLVLLKRYLCWSLSDILYWRQNKRNYQYKGTKLTTKQRRIHQKWSNVDYALYNHFNATLWKKIEEQGPDFWEEVRHFEALHNDVMHFCQSSRSMLNIRVGASRWNEEFYVDSRYCAKLKLWSIHYLNYLRKRYYFQRVKMIKSKASVHHVSVQKRSHCFSGSNNATFTNRTASTLVDNMSTVPYTDDDIKKKRN from the exons ATGGCGGGCCTTCGATCGGACGTGCTTGGGGTACGGAGGGGTAAAACTGGATGGAGACCACCTGAGAGGAGGGCAGCAGGAG aaATGTGCCCCTCGCAATGGAAGCACGCCTTTATGGTGACGTCAGCAGTATGTGTGCTCGTGTGGGTGGGGATGTACAATGGCGGGCACACCGTGTATTACCCGTCAGGCTTCAGTCCCGAAAACTCGGAGCGCACCCCGTTGCCATGCCGACCGTGCCAAGAACACACCAACCTCGCCTTTGTCAAAGTTCACAAG GCCGGGGGAACGACACTCACGTGTCTTCTCCAGCGCTTCGGCGATCTTCGGAACCTGTCGTTCGTGCTTCCTCGGAAAGGGATCAACTTGGGCTGGCCCAAGCAGATGAGCGAGAGTGACTTTCTACCCTCCTTGACTGGAGAATACAACATTCTTGTACAACACGTTGTGTTCAATAAATCTACAATAGGCAGTGTCATGCCCAGGGATACGAAGTATATCACTACAATACGAGAACCGTTCAGTCATCTAAAATCCGTCTTTAACTGGTACAAACTCGCCAGAGTCTACAGAGTCCTCGGTAAAAATCCTGTCGGAGAATTTCTCAAGTCGCCGGCGATGTACGAAGCACGGCGTCGCGATATAATACCCTCTAAAACAAGGAACTTCATGGCTTTTGACTTGGGGTTTCCAATCCGAACTCAATCGGACAACGACACCGCAATAAAGGAGTTTATTAGCAAGATGGATGAAGATTTTGTGCTAGTGATTATTCTGGAGCATTTGGATGAATCGTTGGTTTTGCTGAAGCGGTATCTTTGCTGGTCCTTGTCAGATATTTTATACTGGAGACAGAACAAGAGGAACTACCAGTATAAGGGAACGAAGCTTACCACCAAGCAGAGGAGGATACATCAGAAGTGGTCCAACGTTGACTACGCGTTATACAATCACTTTAACGCCACCTTGTGGAAAAAGATTGAAGAGCAGGGGCCGGATTTCTGGGAGGAAGTTCGCCACTTCGAGGCACTacacaatgacgtcatgcattTTTGCCAGTCGTCGCGGTCTATGTTGAACATACGTGTCGGGGCGTCTAGGTGGAACGAAGAATTCTACGTAGATTCAAGATACTGTGCCAAGTTGAAGTTGTGGTCAATACATTATTTAAACTATCTGAGAAAAAGGTATTACTTTCAACGAGTAAAGATGATCAAAAGCAAGGCTTCCGTTCACCACGTTTCGGTTCAGAAACGAAGTCACTGCTTTTCTGGGTCCAATAATGCTACTTTCACCAACAGAACTGCTAGTACTTTGGTAGATAACATGTCAACAGTGCCTTATACAGATGATgacataaaaaagaaaagaaactag
- the LOC118429618 gene encoding galactose-3-O-sulfotransferase 2-like isoform X1 produces MITLPWRPSVTASLGVCAVVCIGAMYSLVLYGDKYSVPEYPKIFTLPSYSRGLEHPTPCRTCQEHINVTFAKVHKAGGSTVSTILQRFGDLRNLSFVIPRSRVSLGWPYQLKLNATDYRPALDGSFNLLVDHVLFNKTKIQAIMPRDTAYITILRHPFEQLKSAFSWYEVPTKYRIRRGKDPIREFLQQPAKYERNFRTRLPFRYTRNFMAYDLGFTNLSQAGNESAIREFVRQVDSDFDLVLILEHLTESLVLLKRYMCWSLSDILFTPKNTRTYQYKTLGEYPDLVTAHRKWSKVDYALYDLFNATLWAKIERQGPDFYREVYHFEDMRTKVVQFCDVAESSWKLQIPASKWNKKFLVDAEFCSRLRLPQTTYMTNLKEKYDAQKRTSRQQKRVPASVYCFSGTGNYRFVAQKNIIDS; encoded by the exons ATGATCACGTTACCATGGCGACCTTCAGTGACGGCGTCTCTTGGTGTGTGCGCTGTCGTCTGCATCGGCGCCATGTACTCCCTGGTACTGTACGGAGACAAGTACAGCGTACCTGAATATCCCAAGATCTTCACTCTACCATCTTACAG TAGAGGTCTGGAGCACCCTACTCCGTGTCGCACATGCCAAGAACACATCAACGTAACGTTCGCCAAGGTCCACAAAGCCGGGGGGTCCACCGTTAGCACCATCCTCCAGCGCTTCGGCGATCTTCGGAACCTCTCCTTCGTGATTCCTCGGAGCCGAGTCAGCCTCGGGTGGCCATACCAGTTGAAACTGAACGCTACCGACTACCGCCCGGCCTTAGACGGtagttttaacctccttgttgatcACGTGTTGTTCAACAAGACAAAGATACAAGCCATCATGCCACGTGACACAGCGTATATTACCATATTACGTCATCCCTTTGAACAGCTCAAGTCGGCATTCAGTTGGTATGAAGTTCCCACTAAGTATCGCATCCGGCGCGGAAAAGATCCTATCCGAGAGTTTTTGCAACAACCCGCCAAATATGAGAGAAACTTCAGGACAAGGCTGCCGTTTCGATACACTAGGAACTTTATGGCGTACGATCTTGGATTCACGAATCTCTCACAGGCTGGGAACGAGAGCGCCATTCGTGAATTCGTACGACAGGTTGACTCAGATTTCGATCTCGTTCTCATACTGGAGCACCTGACCGAGTCTCTGGTACTCCTCAAGCGATACATGTGCTGGTCTCTTAGCGACATTCTCTTCACTCCAAAAAACACAAGAACATATCAGTATAAGACGCTGGGAGAATACCCAGACCTCGTGACCGCACACCGAAAATGGTCGAAGGTGGACTACGCTCTGTACGATCTCTTCAACGCCACCTTGTGGGCAAAAATTGAACGACAGGGTCCTGACTTCTATCGCGAAGTCTACCATTTTGAAGACATGCGGACTAAAGTCGTGCAATTCTGCGACGTCGCGGAATCGTCGTGGAAACTTCAAATCCCCGCGTCAAAGTGGAACAAGAAGTTCCTCGTAGACGCCGAGTTTTGCAGTAGGTTGAGACTTCCCCAAACAACGTACATGACCAATCTCAAAGAAAAATATGACGCCCAAAAAAGAACATCACGTCAACAGAAAAGAGTGCCTGCGAGTGTGTACTGCTTTTCAGGGACGGGGAATTATCGTTTTGTCGCTCAGAAAAACATCATTGATAGTTAA
- the LOC118429618 gene encoding galactose-3-O-sulfotransferase 2-like isoform X2: protein MITLPWRPSVTASLGVCAVVCIGAMYSLVLYGDKYSVPEYPKIFTLPSYRGLEHPTPCRTCQEHINVTFAKVHKAGGSTVSTILQRFGDLRNLSFVIPRSRVSLGWPYQLKLNATDYRPALDGSFNLLVDHVLFNKTKIQAIMPRDTAYITILRHPFEQLKSAFSWYEVPTKYRIRRGKDPIREFLQQPAKYERNFRTRLPFRYTRNFMAYDLGFTNLSQAGNESAIREFVRQVDSDFDLVLILEHLTESLVLLKRYMCWSLSDILFTPKNTRTYQYKTLGEYPDLVTAHRKWSKVDYALYDLFNATLWAKIERQGPDFYREVYHFEDMRTKVVQFCDVAESSWKLQIPASKWNKKFLVDAEFCSRLRLPQTTYMTNLKEKYDAQKRTSRQQKRVPASVYCFSGTGNYRFVAQKNIIDS from the exons ATGATCACGTTACCATGGCGACCTTCAGTGACGGCGTCTCTTGGTGTGTGCGCTGTCGTCTGCATCGGCGCCATGTACTCCCTGGTACTGTACGGAGACAAGTACAGCGTACCTGAATATCCCAAGATCTTCACTCTACCATCTTACAG AGGTCTGGAGCACCCTACTCCGTGTCGCACATGCCAAGAACACATCAACGTAACGTTCGCCAAGGTCCACAAAGCCGGGGGGTCCACCGTTAGCACCATCCTCCAGCGCTTCGGCGATCTTCGGAACCTCTCCTTCGTGATTCCTCGGAGCCGAGTCAGCCTCGGGTGGCCATACCAGTTGAAACTGAACGCTACCGACTACCGCCCGGCCTTAGACGGtagttttaacctccttgttgatcACGTGTTGTTCAACAAGACAAAGATACAAGCCATCATGCCACGTGACACAGCGTATATTACCATATTACGTCATCCCTTTGAACAGCTCAAGTCGGCATTCAGTTGGTATGAAGTTCCCACTAAGTATCGCATCCGGCGCGGAAAAGATCCTATCCGAGAGTTTTTGCAACAACCCGCCAAATATGAGAGAAACTTCAGGACAAGGCTGCCGTTTCGATACACTAGGAACTTTATGGCGTACGATCTTGGATTCACGAATCTCTCACAGGCTGGGAACGAGAGCGCCATTCGTGAATTCGTACGACAGGTTGACTCAGATTTCGATCTCGTTCTCATACTGGAGCACCTGACCGAGTCTCTGGTACTCCTCAAGCGATACATGTGCTGGTCTCTTAGCGACATTCTCTTCACTCCAAAAAACACAAGAACATATCAGTATAAGACGCTGGGAGAATACCCAGACCTCGTGACCGCACACCGAAAATGGTCGAAGGTGGACTACGCTCTGTACGATCTCTTCAACGCCACCTTGTGGGCAAAAATTGAACGACAGGGTCCTGACTTCTATCGCGAAGTCTACCATTTTGAAGACATGCGGACTAAAGTCGTGCAATTCTGCGACGTCGCGGAATCGTCGTGGAAACTTCAAATCCCCGCGTCAAAGTGGAACAAGAAGTTCCTCGTAGACGCCGAGTTTTGCAGTAGGTTGAGACTTCCCCAAACAACGTACATGACCAATCTCAAAGAAAAATATGACGCCCAAAAAAGAACATCACGTCAACAGAAAAGAGTGCCTGCGAGTGTGTACTGCTTTTCAGGGACGGGGAATTATCGTTTTGTCGCTCAGAAAAACATCATTGATAGTTAA